In Pantoea cypripedii, the DNA window GGTGTGATGCTGTATTACCATCGCAGCGCGATTGAGAAGGTTGGCGGCTTTGATCCCATCTATCAGCGCGGCATGTATGAGCATTCCGATCTGGCCTTGCGTATTCACAACTCCGGCCTGACCAGCTGGGCTTTTGCTGATGTGGCTGGCTCTGAAAAGCTGATTTACTCGCTGGATGAGCATCAGGCAGTAGAACGTTCAGTGCCAAAGCCTGACCGTGAGGCGCAGGTAAAGCGTAATGTCACCATCCACAACGAGCGGCGAAACAATGGTTATGCGGGTTATGCGCCGTTCCGCTGCCAGCGCAATGCGGTTATCACCACGCTGTTAACGAGCCAGCCGGACCCGCAGCGCGGTACGAAAATGGCCGCATCGGCTGACCTGCTGACCAAGTGGGCGGTATCGCTTAGCGGGTGTGCGCGTATCGCGCTGGCTGATGAACTGGAAACGGCCCCGGCTGATGTTGAATTGCATCGCGCGCCTGACGTGAAAATGAACGTCTATTTCCGGCGCTGGCTGCATATCTGGCAGCACCTTCGGGATCATCCTGAATATGAATTCGTATGGTGCACCGATGGCACAGACGTAGAAATGCTGCGCGAACCCTGGCAGGAAATGGAATCGGGCAAAATATACGCTGGTTCGGAACCCAAAACCTACGCGGATAGCTGGGCTGCAAAGCATCACCCGGAGGCTGTCTATCAGTCGTTTCTCGCTGACCATCGAAACGATGTGATGCTGAATGCGGGCCTGCTGGGTGGATCACGCGCTGACGTGATGGCAATCGCGCATGGGATTGTCAGGCTGTATTACCACATCGAATCAATGCGTTTCTGGCAGAAAGAAAAGGCGGCTGCTGCGGTTGGCGACATGATTGCCTTTGGCATTGTGGCGCATCGCTACAGTGACAGGCTTGTGACTGGTCCGCGTGTGCATACCGTATTCAAGTCTGACGGCATCGGTAAGGAGTGTGCCTGGTGGCAGCACAAATAAAGTTTGTGGTGGTCGGCCATCACACCCGCAGTTATGCCGCGGTGCGGCTGGCTAATTCGGTTGGCGCTCATCTGCTGATTGATGATGAAAGCAGGGGAGCCAACTGGAATCACCGCCGTGCTATCGAGTGGGCAGCACAACAGGAATGCCGGGTTGTCATCCTTGAAGATGATGCACAGCCGGTTGAAGGTTTCCGGATGCTGGTATCCGAATGGCTGGAGCGATTCCCTGATGATCTGGTGAGCTTTTACCTCGGCACCGGCAGGCCACCGCAGTACCAGCCTGTGATTGCACAACGACTCATTGAGGCTGACCGCCACCGCTGGGACTGCATCACGCTACCACGCCTCATTCACGGCGTGTGCTACAGCCCGCCACGGGCTGCAATACCAGGCATCCTCACGCGCTGGAACAGCAGCAAGCCAGCTGACTATGCGGTTGGTGATGCGTATGGTGCCAGCGTTATCTATCCATGCTGGTCACTGGTTGAACATGCAGATGTCAGCACAGTTGAGCGCCATCCCGACAATGAACCACGAACAGAACGCCGCAGAGCATGGAGAATTAATGCCAGCGCGAATACCCCGCGCATGCCGTAAGCACGGCTGTGCAAAGACAACAACTGATCCATCAGGATACTGCGCTGACCATATCAATGAAGGATGGCAGCAGCACCAGCGTGGGCAGAGCAGGCACCAGCGTGGCTACGGTAGCAAGTGGGATGTCAGACGCGCACGCATACTGACCCGTGATAAACATCTTTGTCAGCAGTGCCTGCGAAATGGCAGAGCAGCAGCAGCGAAAACCGTTGACCATATCAAACCGAAAGCACATGGGGGGACCGATGACGATTCGAACCTTGAAGCCCTGTGCTGGCCTTGCCACAAGAGCAAAACGGCACGTGAAAGACTCAAATGATAGACATTCTCACAAAAATGGTTTCATCTGAAATCATTTCAATGTGAATGATAACCGTTATCATCTGGCCGGGAGGGCGGGTCAAAAGTTCAGGGCTTTCGCCCCAAAGGACCGCCGCCTAGCTTTTTTTCACATCGCCGCAGGTTAGAAAACTTTTTTGTGGGTTCCCCCATGTATCGATTAATAGGAGTTTTCGATTATGCCAGGACCGTCGAAAACCCCGTCACATCTGCAACTGGTAAGGGGTAACCCATCGAAACGGCCAGTCAATAAAAATGAGCCGAAACCCCCTTCAGGGGTACCCCTGACTCCGAAGCATTTTGATAAGCAGGGTAAGTACTGGTTTAAGCGGATGGCTGAGGAGCTGGACGCCTGCGGAGTGATTACCCAGCTTGACGGAAAAGCGCTGGAATTGCTGGTCGAGGCTTATACAGAATACCGGCATCACTGCGACACGCTGGAAATCGAAGGTTATACCTATCGCGTGAAAACGCAGAATGAGGATGTTCTGGTTAAGGCCCATCCGGCAGCAGCAATGAAGGCGGATGCGTGGAAGCGCATCAGG includes these proteins:
- a CDS encoding phage terminase small subunit P27 family, which codes for MPGPSKTPSHLQLVRGNPSKRPVNKNEPKPPSGVPLTPKHFDKQGKYWFKRMAEELDACGVITQLDGKALELLVEAYTEYRHHCDTLEIEGYTYRVKTQNEDVLVKAHPAAAMKADAWKRIRAMLGEFGMTPATRSKINTGGADEVDPLAEFLKARD
- a CDS encoding HNH endonuclease, whose protein sequence is MPARIPRACRKHGCAKTTTDPSGYCADHINEGWQQHQRGQSRHQRGYGSKWDVRRARILTRDKHLCQQCLRNGRAAAAKTVDHIKPKAHGGTDDDSNLEALCWPCHKSKTARERLK
- a CDS encoding glycosyltransferase family 2 protein, with amino-acid sequence MDVVIDGVRYAPVINRSSNIGIAITTHNRHDVVARALEHQLKYLPAGALVVVIDDGSAKPVTVPEGVTLIRRDTSRGIVASKNASLEALMDAGCEHLFLWDDDTWPVAGGWEQPYIDSPEPHLAYQFLNFATGQKLNDIAELYRDERHIAYTGQRGVMLYYHRSAIEKVGGFDPIYQRGMYEHSDLALRIHNSGLTSWAFADVAGSEKLIYSLDEHQAVERSVPKPDREAQVKRNVTIHNERRNNGYAGYAPFRCQRNAVITTLLTSQPDPQRGTKMAASADLLTKWAVSLSGCARIALADELETAPADVELHRAPDVKMNVYFRRWLHIWQHLRDHPEYEFVWCTDGTDVEMLREPWQEMESGKIYAGSEPKTYADSWAAKHHPEAVYQSFLADHRNDVMLNAGLLGGSRADVMAIAHGIVRLYYHIESMRFWQKEKAAAAVGDMIAFGIVAHRYSDRLVTGPRVHTVFKSDGIGKECAWWQHK